From Diadema setosum chromosome 5, eeDiaSeto1, whole genome shotgun sequence, the proteins below share one genomic window:
- the LOC140228704 gene encoding uncharacterized protein: METPVVRNEAKPRTEALRHVKRRLTIDLESVPAVHEALMPKKPSNKKKENSRGKMPRCRSLPEFSGKRNFIPLESRKAPETMKISSQLCEIATKYLTEAEESNALSVAKEHNYSYQRVKMTFGGKLGSLEKSCESPVQRRGEGTTNTAGATESSEENKQCFLGKHTVDQSMAQGAHVKNVETGKRPAYHKAEQNGQELSKSSELEEYWLSASYPPPSLSAFPTLLQGQSSASTPHLLPSRSSSIGSIGELDQWLFPGDTESPSLTADHVIKTVATPKGLSPDEVTPPIISSCSSPPKLTTRASPACQAVVSPQPLLPHSAQRLSECRMMNLSDGSPAFVQKPLLTSTPKYPKSHRPPTGTSESLPNSSECQSADNSMPVTPLESICEDLGKIKPIDEGSEQQHPVKTSLELNPNREQQSPVSTEMYDQSPRPLSNPLIIDEDFSPPISPLPAEQKVMSCKDTCAPDQTCCFKEHSSLGQHPPNPTGGFQEHSSLGQHQTNIDGRPRHVIQDGLQSVQRFPDCIPVFQLVTRGNVKSRPVDRIERHALPQSKNILPLLPLAFNFPGQVMQRLRSECIQITANATNVSASQMYDSQVASANAAKHCHAQPMQYLRPATFADLQSQMASSTQAQQMIMSKDYQACGPGSGQGVHFYPSNRVSGDPTPVTSAPLQSCPMLTPVTSQRTAPPSVVHLQTSVALPTSRLPTKESSVTIDTMLLQTAKRGCAFIPIIQTLLPSPSTSSCLATKYV, encoded by the coding sequence ATGGAAACACCGGTAGTCAGGAATGAAGCCAAACCCCGAACAGAAGCCCTCAGACATGTAAAGCGTCGCCTCACCATTGACTTGGAGAGTGTACCAGCTGTACACGAAGCTCTGATGCCCAAGAAACCAtccaacaaaaagaaagagaactcCAGGGGCAAGATGCCCAGGTGTCGTTCCCTCCCAGAGTTCAGTGGTAAGAGAAATTTTATCCCATTAGAGTCCAGAAAGGCGCCTGAGACCATGAAAATATCTAGTCAGCTGTGTGAAATCGCAACGAAATATTTGACTGAAGCTGAAGAAAGCAATGCATTGTCTGTTGCGAAAGAGCATAACTACAGCTACCAGAGGGTGAAGATGACTTTCGGTGGCAAATTAGGTAGCCTTGAGAAAAGCTGTGAGAGTCCTGTACAAAGGAGAGGAGAGGGTACCACCAACACAGCTGGAGCAACAGAGTCAAGTGAAGAGAACAAACAATGTTTCTTGGGAAAACATACCGTTGATCAGAGCATGGCCCAAGGAGCACATGTGAAAAATGTCGAAACGGGTAAACGACCTGCATATCACAAGGCGGAGCAAAATGGCCAGGAATTGAGCAAGAGTTCAGAGTTGGAAGAGTATTGGTTGTCTGCGAGCTATCCCCCTCCTTCACTGTCGGCTTTTCCAACCTTACTTCAAGGTCAAAGCAGCGCGAGCACTCCTCACCTCTTGCCGAGCAGGTCCAGCTCTATAGGCAGCATCGGGGAACTTGATCAGTGGCTGTTTCCTGGAGATACTGAGTCGCCCAGCCTCACTGCCGACCACGTCATCAAGACAGTGGCTACACCAAAGGGTCTGTCACCCGATGAAGTGACTCCACCTATCATATCGTCTTGCTCTTCTCCCCCTAAGCTCACCACTCGGGCTAGCCCAGCTTGCCAGGCAGTGGTTTCCCCCCAGCCTCTCCTGCCTCATTCAGCTCAACGGCTGTCTGAATGCAGAATGATGAACCTTTCAGATGGCAGCCCTGCATTCGTCCAGAAACCTTTGCTGACCAGCACACCCAAATATCCCAAGTCTCATAGACCTCCCACTGGTACTTCTGAGAGCCTTCCCAATTCCTCTGAATGCCAATCTGCTGACAACTCCATGCCAGTCACCCCTCTGGAGTCTATCTGTGAGGATCTAGGTAAGATAAAGCCCATCGATGAAGGTTCCGAGCAGCAACATCCTGTCAAAACTTCATTAGAACTAAACCCAAACAGAGAGCAACAATCACCAGTATCCACAGAAATGTACGATCAATCCCCGAGACCACTATCAAACCCTTTGATCATCGATGAAGACTTCAGTCCTCCGATCTCGCCTCTTCCGGCAGAGCAGAAAGTGATGTCATGTAAGGACACCTGTGCGCCCGACCAGACCTGTTGCTTCAAGGAACACTCCTCACTTGGACAACATCCGCCCAACCCGACTGGTGGCTTCCAGGAACACTCCTCGCTTGGACAACATCAGACTAACATTGATGGAAGGCCAAGACATGTCATCCAAGACGGGTTGCAGTCTGTCCAGAGGTTTCCCGACTGCATCCCAGTGTTCCAACTGGTCACCAGAGGAAACGTGAAATCTCGGCCTGTGGACAGGATAGAGAGGCATGCTCTGCCACAGAGTAAGAACATCCTTCCTCTGCTTCCATTGGCATTCAACTTTCCAGGTCAGGTCATGCAGCGACTTAGAAGTGAGTGCATCCAGATAACCGCAAACGCCACAAATGTGTCGGCAAGCCAGATGTATGACTCGCAGGTTGCCTCCGCCAACGCAGCCAAGCACTGTCATGCTCAACCCATGCAGTACTTGAGGCCAGCCACGTTTGCAGATCTTCAAAGTCAAATGGCAAGTTCAACACAGGCACAGCAGATGATTATGTCCAAGGATTACCAGGCTTGTGGTCCTGGCTCTGGACAGGGGGTGCATTTTTACCCCTCTAACAGGGTTTCGGGAGACCCCACTCCTGTCACTAGTGCTCCTCTCCAGTCCTGCCCGATGCTCACTCCAGTCACCAGCCAGAGGACAGCCCCTCCTAGTGTGGTGCACCTCCAGACATCTGTCGCTCTCCCTACCAGCAGATTGCCCACCAAGGAGTCTTCCGTTACCATAGATACCATGCTCTTGCAAACAGCCAAAAGAGGGTGTGCTTTCATCCCCATCATACAAACTCTCCTCCCAAGTCCATCCACTTCCTCCTGTTTGGCCACCAAGTACGTGTAA
- the LOC140228906 gene encoding uncharacterized protein — protein sequence MAELASSMSGFLLPNNFRPLDPDSDNESESSEYGSGVKIPFSGSQGSSSSNHTVDIMTCSPKVKGETVPSERVGKIDDSWNQDSRNSTSDSCYTPNTSVFTSDLGSSGGFSSVDLSLDSSDTLGQSSNCDNSFRTPCSSGQHFDESCKRALQPITPTKPTDGDFQTGPLTPTANLKMLLSAASPEIRNMENKKKKARLFEGLVEVASQGAIPPSIGTDAPTAENLSHLGLLNSSQEESGVEDSEKANNRKSKSLGLLCQKFLTKYPDYPEDGKAMDISLDQISKDLNVERRRIYDIVNVLESVEMVSRRAKNRYLWHGRTRIHSTLAKLKCLGQRQRFAEQLAHLHRLDEGYLLSDENVSPTFGDDRMYPTLAKLPFQDLSNIQVPLKSPTEAEMRRDGQENWEDDTKKDKTLGVMSQKFIMLFLVCKDRVISLDVAARILKGDQNYQMGESAKFKTKVRRLYDIANILTSLKLIDKIHLSEGRGRKPAFRWIGPDPDTSHVDLSELPSGSKPTQKHSYFPLPPVTAEAWSSHPTHKQTSAMKKLPLGKLGPGKSRLNWSRNASFSAICEVAEQERRKYSSAPNSPVKVEKEEEGQEAGGSSPSLENSGKKKERAFLKEFEALRNKYPSCVSRLFSACGGAPEQPTASPTSSPVDHLVHQSPTDCRVPRLTHMEVTSPGALGAQASSRGAGKPPKVLYVQRFVPLLNANTIAAVQASTVAQSTSQTTASSTIVAGHRTTVVTNPALVSSQSPVVLQPAPGSVNHLLPLSNGGWVQLPQANGTVPRNIVNLQHHGNLSSAVKSSEINGQVAVTTSPPLTTSPGVTIVRRSKRQVKLTLDNEFEYQPLVKKLKMEETITSNSQTADGELCTHEPIRKPTVVVTHQAALSSASAPPPHPKPDAQHTALTTSATECKQLLPPTE from the exons ATGGCTGAGTTAGCATCCAGCATGTCTGGATTCCTGCTACCAAACAACTTCCGGCCACTGGATCCAGACAGTGACAATGAGAGTGAATCCAGCGAGTACGGCAGTGGAGTCAAGATACCGTTCTCGGGATCCCAAGGGTCTTCCAGCAGCAATCATACCGTGGACATCATGACCTGCagcccaaaggtcaaaggtgagacTGTGCCCTCAGAGAGAGTGGGCAAGATAGATGACAGCTGGAACCAAGACTCTAGGAATTCAACAAGTGATTCCTGCTACACGCCAAATACATCAGTGTTTACGAGTGACCTTGGCTCAAGTGGGGGCTTCTCATCAGTGGATTTGAGTTTAGATTCATCAGACACTCTGGGCCAGAGCTCAAACTGTGACAACTCATTTAGAACTCCATGCAGCAGTGGTCAACACTTTGATGAGTCCTGCAAACGAGCCCTTCAGCCCATCACGCCGACAAAGCCGACTGACGGCGATTTCCAGACCGGTCCGCTCACGCCGACAGCAAACCTGAAGATGCTGCTGAGCGCAGCATCGCCAGAGATTCGGAACATGgagaacaagaaaaagaaggcCCGCCTCTTTGAAGGGTTGGTAGAAGTGGCCTCGCAAGGAGCAATACCGCCAAGTATCGGTACTGATGCACCAACAGCGGAAAACTTGTCACACCTTGGGTTGCTGAATTCATCACAGGAAGAAAGTGGAGTGGAGGATTCAGAGAAGGCAAACAACAGGAAGTCCAAGTCACTTGGACTGCTGTGTCAAAA ATTCCTAACAAAATATCCAGATTATCCAGAGGATGGAAAGGCCATGGACATTTCTCTGGATCAAATCTCAAAAGATCTGA aTGTTGAGAGAAGGAGAATTTATGACATTGTCAATGTCCTTGAGAGTGTTGAAATGGTCAGTAGGAGAGCTAAGAACCGATACCTTTGGCACGGCAGGACGAGAATTCACAGCACGCTGGCCAAACTCAAG TGTCTTGGTCAGCGGCAGAGGTTTGCAGAGCAGCTGGCTCACCTGCATCGTCTTGATGAAGGCTATTTGCTGTCCGACGAGAACGTGTCACCAACATTTGGTGACGATAGGATGTATCCTACCCTGGCAAAGCTGCCGTTCCAGGATCTGAGCAACATCCAGGTGCCGCTGAAGTCACCGACAGAGGCGGAGATGAGGAGAGATGGTCAAGAAAACTGGGAAGATG ATACAAAGAAAGACAAGACACTAGGAGTGATGAGCCAGAAGTTTATTATGCTGTTTCTTGTCTGCAAG GATCGTGTCATCTCCCTCGATGTTGCTGCCAGGATCCTGAAGGGAGACCAGAATTACCAAATGGGAGAAAGTGCCAAGTTCAAAA CTAAAGTCCGCCGTCTCTATGACATTGCCAACATCCTGACCAGCTTGAAGCTCATTGACAAAATCCACCTGTCGGAGGGACGTGGCCGCAAACCTGCCTTTAGGTGGATTGGGCCTGATCCTGATACCAGCCACGTAGATCTGA GTGAACTTCCAAGCGGCAGCAAACCTACACAGAAACATTCCTACTTCCCTCTGCCACCAG TGACAGCTGAGGCTTGGTCAAGCCATCCCACCCACAAACAGACTTCAGCCATGAAGAAGCTCCCGCTCGGGAAGCTAGGGCCAGGGAAGTCCCGCCTAAACTGGAGCCGCAACGCCTCCTTCAGTGCCATCTGCGAGGTGGCCGAACAGGAGCGGCGCAAGTACTCCTCTGCCCCAAACAGCCCGGTCAAAgtggagaaggaggaagaggggcAGGAAGCTGGAGGGAGCAGTCCGTCTCTGGAGAACAGCGGCAAGAAGAAAG AGCGAGCATTTCTGAAAGAGTTTGAGGCTCTGCGCAACAAGTACCCATCCTGCGTCTCCAGACTCTTCTCTGCTTGTGGCGGTGCCCCTGAGCAGCCCACTGCCAGCCCAACTTCATCCCCTGTGGACCACCTGGTGCACCAGAGTCCCACAGACTGCCGCGTTCCCAGGCTAACCCACATGGAGGTGACCAGCCCTGGCGCCCTGGGGGCCCAGGCCAGCAGCAGAGGAGCGGGGAAGCCCCCAAAAGTTCTCTATGTGCAGAG ATTTGTGCCCCTGCTAAATGCAAACACCATTGCAGCAGTGCAAGCCAGCACCGTGGCCCAGAGCACTAGTCAGACCACTGCCAGCAGCACCATCGTGGCAGGGCACCGGACCACTGTGGTGACCAACCCTGCCCTGGTCAGTTCACAGAGTCCAGTTGTGCTACAGCCCGCCCCCGGATCGGTCAACCACCTCCTGCCCCTCAGCAATGGCGGCTGGGTGCAGCTTCCACAGGCTAACGGAACAGTGCCCAGAAACATTGTTAATCTGCAGCATCACGGGAACTTGAG CTCGGCTGTGAAGTCCAGTGAGATAAATGGTCAAGTGGCAGTGACCACATCGCCCCCGCTGACCACCAGTCCTGGAGTGACCATCGTCCGTCGCAGCAAGCGGCAGGTCAAGCTGACCCTGGACAACGAGTTTGAGTACCAGCCACTGGTGAAAAAGCTGAAAATGGAAGAAACCATCACATCCAACTCTCAG ACTGCTGATGGAGAACTGTGTACCCATGAGCCCATCAGAAAACCAACAGTGGTTGTAACCCACCAAGCAGCCCTTTCTTCCGCTTCGGCTCCCCCGCCTCACCCCAAACCAGACGCCCAGCACACAGCTCTCACCACCTCGGCTACAG AATGCAAACAGCTCCTGCCACCGACAGAATGA